Proteins encoded in a region of the Sphingopyxis sp. OAS728 genome:
- the cyoA gene encoding ubiquinol oxidase subunit II — translation MPSNLPRFLARLRLLPLLAALPMLSGCGLIVLDPAGDVARQQGDLIVLSTVLMLLVIVPVMALTIFFAWKYRASNKEATYKPDWDHSTQLELVIWSAPLLIIICLGAVTWVATHLLDPYRPLARTGPGQPVAAEVKPLDVQVVALDWKWLFIYPEQQLATVNELALPVNRPVRFRISSSSVMNSFYVPALAGQIYAMPGMETKLHGVFDKTGTYEGFSANYSGWGFSNMRFAVKSLPASEFDKWVAEAKASSEGDLSRDAYLKLEKPTHKEPVRRFAASDPQLFDAVVNMCVEPGKMCMHDMMALDAKGGAGIAGIGNVRQVTYDKFAARGTVDAARWSMRYVAAYCSSPVMSNDRPDAKPVAPAKLKGEGLPHPSKPERTALRAPAAADRPLS, via the coding sequence ATGCCAAGCAATCTCCCCCGTTTTCTCGCCCGATTGCGGCTTTTGCCGCTGCTCGCCGCGCTGCCCATGCTTTCGGGTTGCGGGTTGATCGTGCTCGATCCCGCCGGCGACGTCGCGCGCCAGCAGGGCGACCTGATCGTCCTGTCGACCGTGCTGATGCTGCTGGTCATCGTGCCGGTGATGGCGCTGACGATCTTCTTCGCGTGGAAATATCGCGCGTCGAACAAGGAGGCGACGTACAAGCCCGACTGGGACCATTCGACGCAGCTCGAGCTCGTCATCTGGTCGGCGCCGCTGCTCATCATCATCTGCCTTGGCGCGGTGACGTGGGTCGCGACGCATTTGCTTGACCCGTACCGCCCGCTCGCGCGGACGGGGCCGGGCCAGCCGGTCGCGGCCGAGGTCAAGCCGCTCGACGTGCAGGTGGTCGCGCTCGACTGGAAATGGCTGTTCATCTACCCCGAACAGCAGTTGGCGACGGTGAACGAACTGGCGCTGCCGGTGAACCGGCCGGTGCGGTTCCGCATATCCTCCTCGTCGGTGATGAACAGCTTTTACGTGCCCGCGCTCGCGGGGCAGATTTACGCAATGCCCGGCATGGAAACCAAGCTGCACGGCGTCTTCGACAAGACCGGCACTTACGAAGGCTTCTCGGCCAATTATTCGGGCTGGGGCTTTTCGAATATGCGCTTTGCGGTGAAGAGCCTGCCCGCGAGCGAGTTCGACAAATGGGTCGCCGAAGCGAAAGCCTCGTCCGAAGGCGACCTCAGCCGCGATGCCTATCTGAAGCTCGAAAAGCCGACGCACAAGGAACCGGTCCGCCGCTTCGCCGCAAGCGATCCGCAGCTGTTCGACGCCGTCGTCAACATGTGCGTCGAGCCCGGCAAGATGTGCATGCACGACATGATGGCGCTCGACGCCAAGGGCGGCGCGGGCATCGCGGGCATCGGCAACGTCCGGCAGGTCACTTATGACAAGTTCGCAGCGCGCGGCACCGTCGATGCCGCCCGCTGGAGCATGCGCTATGTCGCGGCCTATTGCAGCTCGCCGGTGATGTCGAACGACCGCCCCGACGCAAAGCCGGTGGCACCCGCAAAACTGAAGGGCGAGGGCCTTCCGCATCCCTCGAAGCCCGAACGCACCGCGCTGCGCGCACCCGCCGCCGCCGACCGCCCGCTGTCCTGA